A window from Synechococcus sp. RSCCF101 encodes these proteins:
- a CDS encoding ISAs1 family transposase, which yields MTVKANQKTLHRQIRSQFQGKRKIPFAARHREAGHGRDITWTLRAKQAPAHITEAWIGTSWIVEVTATGTRDGKPFQATHLFLSSLRTTPEALLRLVRERWSIEGWHWIRDTQLHEDAHRYRGNGAGAIATLRTAAMNLLRLSGFQWIRAGMQAVMHDITALLAMAMRQPNHDPC from the coding sequence TTGACGGTCAAAGCGAACCAGAAGACGCTGCACCGCCAGATCCGCAGCCAGTTCCAGGGCAAGCGCAAGATCCCATTCGCGGCAAGGCATCGCGAGGCCGGCCACGGCCGCGATATCACCTGGACGCTGCGCGCCAAGCAGGCTCCAGCGCACATCACTGAGGCCTGGATCGGCACCAGCTGGATCGTGGAGGTGACGGCCACCGGAACCCGCGACGGGAAGCCGTTCCAGGCCACCCACTTGTTTCTGAGCAGCCTGCGCACGACCCCAGAAGCGCTGCTGCGACTGGTGCGGGAGCGCTGGAGCATCGAGGGCTGGCATTGGATCCGGGACACCCAACTCCATGAGGATGCTCACCGTTACCGGGGCAACGGCGCTGGTGCCATCGCCACGCTGCGGACGGCAGCGATGAACCTGTTGAGGCTGTCGGGCTTTCAGTGGATCCGAGCCGGGATGCAGGCAGTGATGCACGACATCACGGCACTGCTGGCGATGGCGATGCGCCAGCCGAACCACGACCCTTGCTGA
- a CDS encoding ISAs1 family transposase: MLDSAFAATDLDLISFLKAIPDARMRRGVRFPAWYLLLVAVLGILSGCKSLRDLERFSIRHHSALTEALGVELRRPPSDSSFRYFFHQVDVAELCAAIRDWTIAQIPGGAADLDQLVCDGKTLRGSIEPTAGGGSAFIAQVTLYSAALGVAISQACYATGENHERAVLRQLLGELDLEGVLIQADALHTQRPFFGSSRSRGPTSS; the protein is encoded by the coding sequence GTGCTCGACAGCGCTTTTGCCGCAACCGATCTCGACCTGATCAGCTTCCTTAAAGCGATCCCGGATGCGCGGATGCGTCGTGGGGTGCGTTTCCCCGCCTGGTATCTGCTGCTGGTGGCGGTGCTCGGGATCCTGAGCGGCTGCAAGAGCCTGCGGGACCTCGAGCGTTTTTCGATCCGTCACCACAGCGCGCTCACCGAGGCGCTGGGCGTGGAGCTGCGCCGGCCGCCATCGGATTCCTCGTTCCGCTATTTCTTCCATCAGGTGGACGTGGCCGAGCTGTGCGCGGCGATCCGTGACTGGACGATCGCCCAGATCCCCGGTGGTGCAGCGGATCTCGATCAGCTGGTGTGTGATGGCAAGACCCTGAGGGGTTCGATCGAGCCCACGGCCGGCGGGGGCTCCGCGTTCATTGCCCAGGTCACCCTGTACTCCGCGGCCCTCGGTGTGGCGATCAGTCAGGCCTGCTACGCCACTGGCGAAAACCATGAGCGGGCGGTCCTCCGGCAGCTGCTTGGCGAGCTGGATCTCGAGGGCGTGCTGATCCAGGCGGATGCCCTGCATACCCAGCGCCCGTTTTTCGGCAGCTCCAGGAGCAGGGGGCCGACTTCCTCTTGA
- a CDS encoding DUF4278 domain-containing protein produces the protein MAGAIPGKTLQMEDVLTRHFQEGVCSGAKNTVLSAQLTPNAPMSMLTYRGIPYARHSQGSINHISSFSPGLLTYRGVAYNPDIARAWSQGSPDEYTKTYRGVMYRQLSRDLPFRWLFSSRRLQYDAS, from the coding sequence ATGGCCGGGGCGATCCCCGGAAAGACCCTTCAAATGGAGGATGTGCTGACTCGTCATTTCCAGGAGGGTGTCTGCAGTGGAGCCAAGAACACGGTTCTCTCCGCCCAACTCACACCCAATGCACCAATGAGCATGCTGACCTATCGCGGCATCCCCTATGCACGGCACAGCCAGGGATCCATCAATCACATCTCCTCCTTCTCACCTGGCCTCTTGACGTATCGCGGTGTGGCCTACAACCCCGACATTGCCAGGGCCTGGTCACAGGGCTCTCCGGATGAGTACACCAAGACCTACCGAGGAGTGATGTACCGGCAACTCAGCCGCGACTTGCCCTTTCGTTGGCTGTTCTCATCGCGCAGGCTGCAGTACGACGCCTCGTGA
- a CDS encoding glycine zipper 2TM domain-containing protein produces the protein MWTARQCSLTAQATLLFTASVALPAVQAGPRPIAQTCYQRVYDERYVPGTPTRQGYVLADWKDVEVPCARPSLAPVAPISPAANLYEPDVPQRGYGACTEGAVIGGLLGGGVGAASSRPSARGWAIPLGAVVGGGLGCLLDRS, from the coding sequence ATGTGGACCGCACGCCAATGCTCTCTGACGGCTCAGGCCACACTCCTGTTCACGGCCAGCGTGGCCCTGCCCGCGGTTCAGGCGGGTCCGAGGCCGATCGCCCAGACCTGCTACCAGCGCGTCTACGACGAGCGCTACGTGCCCGGCACCCCAACCCGGCAGGGGTACGTCCTGGCGGATTGGAAGGATGTGGAGGTGCCCTGCGCCCGCCCGTCGCTGGCGCCGGTGGCCCCGATCAGCCCGGCCGCCAATCTCTATGAGCCCGATGTGCCGCAGCGGGGGTACGGAGCCTGCACCGAGGGAGCTGTGATCGGCGGGCTCCTGGGCGGGGGCGTGGGGGCCGCCAGCTCCAGACCCTCGGCCCGCGGATGGGCCATCCCGCTGGGAGCGGTGGTGGGTGGCGGCCTCGGTTGCCTGCTCGATCGCAGCTGA
- a CDS encoding glycosyltransferase family 2 protein, with protein MTGLLPSLMAIVPVRDEEDSIAAVVEELRRHGVQRCRVVDNGSRDGSAEAARRAGAEVLSEPVPGYGQACRRGLQDLPDDVEWLLFCDGDGSDDLSPLPQLLREAEAGADLVSGNRLATAAGRAALSPAQLGGNRLATALIRLGWGGRCRDLGPLRLIRRSALEQLPPLDRGFGWMVEMQVRALEAGWRIAELSVPYRQRRAGHSKISGRLRGVLLAGGTILLALARLWCQRVRARWRAGAQRLAAWSSGLLPLWAGLLLLGAWLVRGHGGFLAPGGLGLFWSGAALMGAGFAGSWALQRPGALPYWGVALLARLLLLGMEPSDDIWRYLWEGHIQNAGISPYALAPDAPELEGLRTLWWDRINHPGTSAIYPPLTQLLFRLVAALSTSVLAFKLLVLAADLAVCRLLTQRWGRASGLLYSWNPLVLVAFAGEGHLDSLLLLAMVLAWQAWDSRRPVAAALATGAGLALKWVSAPLALFVLLRGPTAAGPRWRMVAALALPFLLTLPLACGLELCVPAPLQSRFVQNGRSAELIPALVGLVLPASRAANWPWALAFAVVLALLLLRCRRFEGYAEGSLSALLMLSPIVHAWYATWLMPFAVATGNLGSRLLSLSVFSYYWLREQQLLGDLSWNLPPLLRLALWGPFLLGLVLQRCWPGRPGAGCDPGCVQSQGAGAGSQISNLPADGHRHTSGVPQL; from the coding sequence ATGACAGGGCTGCTCCCGAGCCTGATGGCCATCGTGCCGGTGCGGGATGAGGAGGACTCCATCGCGGCCGTGGTGGAGGAACTCCGCCGGCACGGGGTGCAGCGCTGCCGGGTGGTGGACAACGGCAGCCGCGACGGCAGCGCCGAGGCTGCCCGAAGGGCCGGGGCCGAGGTGCTGAGCGAGCCGGTGCCCGGTTATGGCCAGGCCTGCCGCCGCGGCCTGCAGGATCTGCCCGACGATGTGGAGTGGCTGCTGTTCTGCGACGGCGACGGCAGCGACGACCTCAGCCCACTGCCCCAGCTGCTGCGGGAGGCGGAAGCCGGTGCGGATCTCGTGAGCGGCAACCGCCTGGCCACGGCGGCCGGTCGGGCGGCCCTCAGCCCGGCCCAGCTGGGCGGCAACCGACTGGCCACGGCACTGATCCGCCTGGGCTGGGGCGGGCGCTGTCGGGATCTCGGCCCGCTGCGTCTGATCCGACGCAGCGCCCTGGAGCAGCTGCCGCCCCTGGATCGCGGTTTCGGCTGGATGGTGGAGATGCAGGTGCGGGCCCTGGAAGCCGGTTGGCGCATCGCCGAGCTGTCGGTGCCCTACCGCCAGCGGCGGGCCGGACACTCCAAGATCTCCGGGCGCCTGCGGGGGGTGCTGCTGGCCGGCGGCACGATTCTTCTGGCCCTGGCCCGCCTCTGGTGCCAGCGCGTCCGGGCCCGGTGGCGGGCCGGTGCCCAGCGTCTCGCCGCCTGGTCCTCAGGCCTGCTGCCGCTCTGGGCGGGGCTGCTTCTGCTGGGGGCCTGGCTGGTGCGGGGCCACGGTGGTTTTCTCGCTCCGGGTGGTCTGGGGCTGTTCTGGAGCGGTGCCGCATTGATGGGCGCCGGGTTCGCGGGCAGCTGGGCGCTGCAGCGGCCCGGAGCGCTGCCCTACTGGGGTGTGGCTCTGCTCGCCCGGCTGCTGCTCCTGGGCATGGAGCCCAGTGACGACATCTGGCGGTACCTGTGGGAGGGCCATATTCAGAACGCCGGGATCTCCCCCTATGCCCTGGCGCCGGATGCTCCGGAGCTCGAGGGACTGCGCACCCTCTGGTGGGACCGCATCAACCACCCGGGAACCAGCGCCATCTATCCGCCGCTGACCCAGTTGCTCTTCCGCCTGGTGGCGGCGCTGAGCACCAGCGTGCTGGCGTTCAAGCTGCTGGTGCTGGCGGCGGATCTCGCCGTCTGCCGCCTGCTGACGCAGCGCTGGGGCCGCGCTTCCGGGCTCCTCTACAGCTGGAATCCCCTGGTGCTGGTGGCCTTCGCCGGCGAGGGCCATCTCGACAGCCTGCTGCTGCTGGCGATGGTGCTGGCCTGGCAGGCCTGGGACAGCCGGCGACCGGTGGCGGCTGCTCTGGCGACCGGTGCCGGTCTGGCGCTCAAGTGGGTCAGTGCGCCTCTGGCGCTGTTCGTGCTGCTGCGGGGGCCAACGGCTGCGGGCCCACGCTGGCGGATGGTGGCGGCCCTCGCCCTGCCGTTCCTGCTCACCCTGCCCCTCGCCTGCGGGTTGGAGCTGTGTGTGCCGGCGCCGCTCCAGTCACGCTTCGTGCAGAACGGCCGCAGCGCCGAGCTGATTCCCGCTCTCGTGGGGCTGGTGCTGCCCGCCAGCCGTGCGGCCAACTGGCCCTGGGCGCTCGCCTTCGCCGTGGTGCTGGCCCTGCTGCTGCTGCGCTGCCGACGCTTCGAGGGGTATGCGGAGGGGAGCCTGTCGGCGTTGCTGATGCTCTCTCCGATCGTGCATGCCTGGTACGCCACCTGGCTGATGCCGTTCGCGGTGGCCACCGGCAACCTGGGCAGCCGGCTGCTCAGCCTCTCGGTGTTCAGTTACTACTGGCTGCGCGAGCAGCAGCTGCTGGGGGATCTCTCCTGGAACCTTCCGCCATTGCTGCGGCTGGCTCTGTGGGGGCCTTTTCTGCTGGGGTTGGTCCTGCAGCGGTGCTGGCCCGGCCGGCCGGGGGCCGGGTGTGACCCAGGATGCGTTCAGTCGCAGGGGGCAGGCGCCGGGTCACAGATCAGCAACCTCCCGGCCGACGGCCATCGCCACACTTCGGGCGTTCCTCAGCTCTGA
- a CDS encoding DUF547 domain-containing protein, translating to MPRSAAARLNTIVRSRLGAALVLAALLPPLLGACGRGPGPAPQAAVPGQEAPAAAPLDDRAYAELLARHVDARGQVDYAALQADRAGLDRYAAAIGEVSPERFAAWPEAEQIAFLINAYNALTLVSIVDRYPVDSIRSIPGVWRWRRFPVAGRQLTLDAIEHEVLRREYDEPRLHMAVNCASRGCPVLRQEPYRGADLEDQLQDQVQRMLADPAQFRFEPEAAQVRLSAVFDWFGEDFEPRFGEAEPYPGLNARQTAILNFLAGSLPREQAERLRQGNLSVSFLDWDWSLNDRER from the coding sequence ATGCCTCGATCCGCTGCTGCTCGCCTCAACACCATCGTCCGCAGCCGCCTCGGTGCGGCCCTGGTGCTCGCCGCACTGCTGCCGCCGCTGCTGGGGGCCTGCGGCCGCGGGCCGGGGCCGGCCCCGCAGGCAGCGGTTCCGGGACAGGAGGCCCCTGCTGCGGCTCCCCTGGACGATCGGGCCTACGCCGAGCTGCTGGCCCGCCACGTGGATGCGCGCGGTCAGGTGGACTACGCCGCGCTGCAGGCCGATCGCGCCGGCCTGGATCGCTATGCCGCGGCGATCGGAGAGGTGAGCCCCGAGCGCTTCGCCGCCTGGCCGGAGGCCGAGCAGATCGCCTTCCTGATCAACGCCTACAACGCGCTGACGCTCGTCTCGATCGTTGATCGCTACCCGGTGGACAGCATCCGATCGATCCCCGGGGTGTGGCGCTGGCGGCGCTTTCCGGTGGCGGGCCGTCAGCTCACCCTCGATGCGATCGAGCATGAGGTGCTGCGCAGGGAGTACGACGAGCCGCGCCTGCACATGGCGGTGAACTGCGCCTCCCGCGGCTGTCCGGTGCTGCGGCAGGAGCCGTACCGGGGTGCGGACCTTGAGGACCAGCTCCAGGATCAGGTGCAACGGATGCTGGCCGACCCGGCCCAGTTCCGCTTCGAGCCCGAGGCCGCTCAGGTGCGCCTCTCGGCGGTCTTCGACTGGTTCGGGGAGGATTTCGAGCCCAGGTTCGGTGAGGCCGAGCCCTACCCCGGCCTGAATGCCCGCCAGACGGCCATCCTCAATTTCCTGGCCGGCTCGCTGCCCCGGGAGCAGGCCGAGCGGCTGCGGCAGGGCAACCTGTCGGTGTCGTTCCTCGACTGGGACTGGAGCCTCAATGACCGTGAGCGCTGA